In Brachypodium distachyon strain Bd21 chromosome 5, Brachypodium_distachyon_v3.0, whole genome shotgun sequence, the genomic window GAGGCAGCTAGCCGACTCGAGGCCCATGTTCCAGAACTCCTCGTAGTACTCCTGGTACGTGAAGGGCCGGTACGCCAGAGGATGGCTGCCATCCACCAGCGCTTCCGCCGGCGCGACCACCGCGTCCGGCGACGGGCAGTAGAACGTCGGCACCGAGATCCTCTCGCTCTCGCTGTTCACAATCACGCGGTGGAGCACGCTCTTGTATCGGTCGTTGCTCAGCGCCTGCACGTACGAAATCATACACCACGTCCAAAACGTCAGTAAACCTGAGAAGAGTGAGTAATTAACGGCTGGCACGAAAGTAAAGTAAGTACCTGTAGTTGGTCACCGATGTTGATGACGAGCGCGTTGGGCACGGGGTTGACGGCGAcccagcggccgccgcgctgGACCTGGAGGCCGGAGACGCCGTCCTGGAGGAGCAGCGTGACGGCATTGGGGTCCTTGTGGCCCGGCAGCCCGTAGGTGAGCTCCGGCTGCGGGCACGGCGGGTAGTAGTTCACCGCCATGTGCTGCGCGTGCCCGCCCATGGCCGTCACCATGTGGCGTCTCTCCAGCCCCAGGCTCTCCGAGATCGCCTCCAGCAGCCTCAGCGCCAGCGCTCTCGCTTCCGTCGAGTAGGCGCCCACCACTTCCCTGCCAGCCCAAAGACCCAGTCAACACAATTTGTCAGTTTTTGCTAGCCCCCCTGAACAGCAGCTCAATTAATTGTCCCAAGTCCACACGATTTTGCTAAAAAGCTGTAACGCATATTGCATCAACCTCTGACAGAGCTCAACCACGCACATGTTAGTTTCGCTTGGATTTTTCTGACAGGTTAACGATCCTGATTGAGAGATTCGGTACGAACAGTATTAAAGGACAGAGACAGTTACCTCCGTCCAAAGGGACGGATTAGTTTTCATTTGACCAATGCTTTAACCACAAATTATTCTATTACTacataattatatgacatagattcatatccattatattcctACTAAAATATATTTGCTTATGATTTTAATAACATTAGTCACGTGAAGTAATTTATGATCAAAGGGTTGATCAACCGAATTCTAATATGCCCCGtattgttggacagagggagtagtacgaAGCAGTGGTTACCGGTGACCGGCCAGCTGCTTGGAAATTTATTCTGACACGATACGAATGTGATGGGTGCTGACCTGAAGGCGGGCGGGTTGGAGGGCCACTGGTCGATGAAGCTCTGGAGAGGGTAGCAATGCAGGCGGAGGAAATCTCGCCAGTTGCTCACCTTCTCCGTGCGCACGTTGAAGCTCGTGGACAGCCGGATCGCCTTCTTCGGGTCATCGGAGTAGCACTTGAGCCGCTCCGACTCCGGCAGGTGGAAGAACTCCTTTGCCACGCGCAGCATCCCCTCGACAACCGCCTCCGGGATGCCATGATTCGTCACCTGCAAATTAACAACCAGTGTCAGGTAAGTTGTTCAAGCTAGCTCATCTCAGttactactccgtacatcTGAAGAACAAACTAATGTGATGGCACCTACCATGAAAAACCCGTCGGTCTCGCACGCCGAGCCGATGGCTTCGACGACCCTTCGACGTTCCGGCCCGTCGAGGTGCTTCAGGTCGATGAGCGGAATGCCGGCGCCGGACTCGTGGTCGACATCGGCGAGGTCTGGCCGGTCTCCCACCGGTCTAATGTGGCTCGACGGGACTGTCCCTGATTCTGCCACCAGATCACTCAGGAGAGGTTTGGCAATCGCCGTAGCCATGTTATGACCTCTATAGGAATTGCCTACCGGACTTGGCTGGCCTGGCCGACGGGTCTGGTATTGCCACCCGATGGCTGCCGTGGTTAAAAAACGTGATCTGAGTTCACGTTGAAGTTGGTCTTGTCCTTTTATAGGCAGGTCTCTGGCGCGCACAACAAAGTACTCACTTTTTAGCACCTAATGTTGATGGAGACAGGAAATATGAGTAGTAGTATGAATTAGCTTTAGTTATGGTACTAGCCTGGACGACCATATTCTTTATACTAGTACTAGGCTTTGAGGTCGGCATAATCAAATGTATTACGGCGAATCGTCCTTTtcgtatttttgttttgaacaaATCATTGTCTCCAGCTCCGCACATGCGTGTCATGTGAAGGAATCTAAAGTTGCTTTGTGAGCATGCTGCAATTAGCGATGCTCCTGCTCTTGGACGCGCTCCTGGGTGGGGTCTCAGAATCCCCCAAAACCAAACAACTCACAAAGTTGCAACTCACAAAGTTGCGAGAATTCTTCTGAAAAAGATCGATCGCCACGCCGCACCTATATATTAATGTAATTTTGAATCCTTAACCAAAATAAAAGAGTTTTTACATACAAATAATTAACAGATAACTCAAAATGGAGTGAATTTGTTCAATTCTCATCATCAacactcattttttttatataattttATTTGTCAAATGTGAGTTTAAAATTTGTGGCATAGCAAATAGATATTGCATCTATgcgatgatttttttttcttgtcgaAAATTGTGCGGAGTTTATGGAGGAGTGTTTTTCATCTGCTTGCCAACACTTCCATCCGAGATGTGCCCCGCTTATAAAACATTATATTATGTCCTTTTATCTGGGAAACGTCACATTCCTATGAATTTATTAGGATCTACATCCAAGTCTGCATGCTGTCTTAAGATTATCCAAAATCACACGATAGTTATAGTTGCAATGCCATTTCCAAGTACAACTGACAAAGGTTACAAAAATAATTAGGAAGGGTTCTAATATGGTTGTCCATGTTACTAAAACatcgacaagtatttagaaacggaggtagCAGTACTTATTGTACTCCATATTAAACTCTAGGGATGCAAGTAGGAATCCACATATGCCTGCCATCTAGGCCGATATCTAAATTTTCTGTCAAATTTTAGGCCAGTTTTTAAAACTAGTAGGTCCTAATTGTGCGGAACAAAGTGGAATCCGGCATGCATCCTAGTGAACTCAACAATAGCCACCTTATGGTCTACAGACAGAACATAAGAGAATCCCcggaagaaaaaacagaacataAGAGAAAACCCTCTTGCATATTTAATGAATTTCACAGCAGCTCTCTTTTTTCATAATGGAGGAAAATCTCCGGTCTCTGTAttgatcgatgcacacaaacATAATATTATAAAAATCTTCAACGACAAACATATCTCAAAGATTACATATCAAGAGAAAATAACAAGCTGGAATATAATTACACCCCTCCTAACTTATTACTGGCACGCCATCCAAACCAGATAAAGAATTCACGTGCGACCATATCTGATCGGTTGCACCCAAACTTCAAAAAATATTGTCTCCTTGGATGCAAGGACCAAATATAAATCAATTGAGCTGTCCATAAGTGAAATCCCGCTTGCATCCCTAATAAGCTCTACAACAGCTACCTAATGCTCTGAAAGCGGAACATAAGCTAACCCCCCTTGCGTCCCTAGTGAACTCCGCAACAGCTAGCTGCTCCATGTCCATTACCGATAAACAAACAACACGAGTTGAGCTCTCAAGCCACTCACACCAAATTCCAAAACGGCCTCCTTTGACAGCCAACCAACCGGCCACTTGTACCACAAATGCTGAACAGAAACTTCAGCATCATCCCCGCAACAGCCAACAGCTAAGATCAATGGTGTTAAATTTCCGAAAGGAAAGGCATGGGTCTGGTCACTAGCTCCCTTCGTGCGCCCATCACCGAGAAGGAGCTAGGATCTGCGGCCAGTGACGGGACGGGACGACGAGGCAACCGGCACTCGATCACGCATATGGATCCGCGGATCCGCCGCTTCTTCTCGAGCGTTCTTTTCAGCTACTagtgaaaaaacaaatatcaCGCATCCCACGCGGCAGCCGCAAAACCAAACGGTGTGACGACGGGGCCCCCGGTGGCCGCATGGGCATGGCGCACCACCGACATCTCCACCGtgttgtgaattgtgatcACATCTTCTTTGGAGGCGGAGCAGCCCGGCCCCGGCCTCTCTCCACTCGACAAAAAATACTACTCGCAAAGCTCGTGACGGAGCCGTGTCCAGTCAAGATCGAGAAAGCCGATcgatgctagctagctgcacgATGGTGTTTATTTTAGTTATGGAGAGATGCGGGTCGATCGACGCCCATGATGCCGATACGGGTGTCGTCATGGGGGTGACGTCCGCCTCGTGACTTCATCGGCCGTCGTCAGCGTCTCCCGTGTGCTAATTGGCACCGCGTCACGCCGAGTATTCTGGAGGATCTGGAAGTGGATGGTACAGCGGTAGACAACACGAACTCCAACACCAATTCGGCGCAAAAaaggccgccgcctcgcgaCGGCTGATGCCAAACTCGAATGGGTGGGGCGGTTAGTTTTTCCACGGCCGCCGGCTGCGAGGGTGGCATGGCAAAGATTGTTTGTTTTTGCTGAGAAATGGTGGCAGGCTTGGTCAGGTACGGGGTATGGGTGtggatttgttttcttgtcCGTTTTTTCTTATGTAGAGCGTGCATTTGCCGCAAAAGGATTACTAGAGAACCCGATTGCAATGCCAACCAAGTTGGGCAGGTTGGTGCCACCGTTCCCTTGCAAAAGACCTACTACTAGCCCGCAGGGTTGATCGAGCCCATCCTAGAAAAGACGTCACTACCTCTTGTGGTATTATTATGGTGCACTTTGTACGGTCTAGCCGTCCAGTAAAGCCGAATCAAGCTTCTGCTCCTAAAAAGAACGGAAAAAGAATAGTTGTAAATCTGTCGATTTTCCCGTACGAAAACTACGATCTGATATACAATTGTACATAAGTGGAAAAGAACACGAATCCACTCACCAAAATAAAGCATTCTAGTTCTTTCCCACCTCCGCTAAGTTGGCAAAAAGGTTTTTGTTTCATCCGTTGCTCTttgaggtaaaaaaaaagaatgggaATATAAGTTTTTCTTTGACGACACTATTCTCCATTTGATTTAACggaaaaaaagttttttttttttgcattccTGTtaatttcaaaggaaaaaagcaCGTGATTTCTTCAATCTTCATGTACCtgttaaggaaaaaaaagcagaaAACAATGCAAATCAGATCCAAACGCAAATGTAGGTGATATGCAGCCGACTCTTGTCCTCTTAATTTCTTTCTAGCGGACGATGAAATGTATTTTACTGTAATACATAATACATATTCCATATTTCATTCGTTGCTGTGTGAATGCTTGGTGGAATCAACTGCCATGCCGGATTCACCATCATTGAAAGAAAGATGATGTGCGCGAACCTGGACGAAAAGATATCTAGTGGTGAGGAATAATGGCCTGCCGGATTTTTTTCTACTTTTATAGTTTAGTCCATGGAAAATAGTAGTATAAAATATAAATAAGTACAGGCATATACTACTTTTGCACGTGACGAACAGGCGCAATTTCTAATTTGTAGAGGTCGCTTGCAAGTCATGAGTAGTAGGAGAAAAATGGCTGGGAGTACAGAACAAGTTTTTTCCCCAGCAATTTAGGATAGTAAAACTGGACATCCTGAGAGGTCTCTCGCGCCATCAGCCTTCTCGGCCGTCCGATCACACGCCTGGGCGAAATCCGGCCGTCCACGCATGGGCTTCCGGTCCTATGGGCAGCTGCTCCCGAAGAAAGATCGAAGGCCTCTCGTTGATTGGGCCTCGTGGGCTGCGTCTCCAAGCCAAGCTGGGCCGACTCGCCCGAGCCTCTCTGCGTCTCTTTGTTTTCACCTGGCGACCGATCTTTCCAGGCTCTCGACGGCGCTGCCCATCCCGCCGGCCTCCCTCCCCGTAGTTGCCCCTCCTCTTGGCACAGCGCCTGC contains:
- the LOC100845160 gene encoding protein DMR6-LIKE OXYGENASE 1, encoding MATAIAKPLLSDLVAESGTVPSSHIRPVGDRPDLADVDHESGAGIPLIDLKHLDGPERRRVVEAIGSACETDGFFMVTNHGIPEAVVEGMLRVAKEFFHLPESERLKCYSDDPKKAIRLSTSFNVRTEKVSNWRDFLRLHCYPLQSFIDQWPSNPPAFREVVGAYSTEARALALRLLEAISESLGLERRHMVTAMGGHAQHMAVNYYPPCPQPELTYGLPGHKDPNAVTLLLQDGVSGLQVQRGGRWVAVNPVPNALVINIGDQLQALSNDRYKSVLHRVIVNSESERISVPTFYCPSPDAVVAPAEALVDGSHPLAYRPFTYQEYYEEFWNMGLESASCLDRFRPMD